From the Terriglobales bacterium genome, the window CACCAGCATCGTGAACGAAGGGCTCTCCCTGGGCTCCGACCTGAGCACCGCGCTCAAGAAGATCTCCAACGTGGTCACCGAGGTCTACAAGTTCGCGCAGGAGATCGGGGCGGCCACCAACGAGCAGTCCCACGGCTCCTCGCAGATCGCTAAGGCCACCACTCGGCTCAACGAGATCACCCACGAGATCAACTCCTCGGTGGAAGAGCAGGCTTCCGGCGCGCAGGCCGTGGTCAAGGCCATGGAGAAGATGCGCGAATTGGTGCAGCAATCCACCTCGGGCTCGACCCAGTTGGCGGCCTCGGCGGAGCAGATGTCGAAGATGTCGCGCTCGCTGCTGGAGGCCATGGACCGCTTCGTGCTGGAGAGCGGCAACGGAGACCGCTCCGGCCACCGCCGGGCAGAGGCCGAGACCGGGCGGGCGGCCGCCGGCCGCTACGCCGTCGGCGCCCGTTCCTGAGCCGCAATCACGCGCATGGCCAAGGACCTTCACATCGTCGGCTTCCGCATCGGGCGCGAGACCTTCGGGGTCCCCATCGCGCTGGTGCACGAGATCGTGCGTGTCCCCGAGATCACCGCCGTCCCCGATGCTCCCGAGTACATCGAAGGGGTCATCAACCTGCGCGGCAAGATCATCTCCATCGTGGACCTGCGCAAGCGCTTCGGCGAGCGCGAGATCACCAGCCACAAGAAGAACCGCATCCTGGTGGTGGAGGTCGAAGGCAAGATGGTGGGGCTGGTGGTGGACGCGGCCTCGGAAGTGCTCAAGATCCCGCCCTCCGACATCGACGCGCCCCCCAACGTCTTCGAGGAAGGCGAGCTGAACTACGTCACCGGAGTGGGCAAGCTGGGGGGCCGGCTGGTCATCCTCATCGACTTGAGCAAGATCCTGCAGCGCGGCGAGTTGAAGCGGCTGGCCGACTTCGCCGATACGCAAGTCTCGGGTGAGACGGACGCCGCGGCCACGGCCTAGGACGGCGCGCAAGAGCCTGGACGACTTCAAGGAGTGGGCGCGCCCGGCGCGCCAGGAAGCGAAGAAGAACCCGATCATGGTCACACCATCGTCCGTCCAGGTCCAGCTCACCGAGGCCGAACTCAAGCTGCTGCAGACGCTGGTCTACCAGGAATGCGGGATGTACTTCGACGAGCGCCGCGTCCATTTTCTGCAGGACCGGCTGCAGCGCCGCCTCAAAGCCACCCGCCTGGACACCTTCTACAACTACTACCGGCTGCTCACCAGCCGGGAGGGCAAGGCGGAACTGGCCGCCCTGCTGGAGAACCTCACCGTCAACGAGACCAGCTTCTTCCGCAACAAGCCCCAACTGGAGCTCTTCCAGAAGACCACCCTGGAGGAGATGCTGCACCGCAAGCAGGAGCGGCGTGACTGGTCGCTGCGGCTGTGGAGCGCCGGCTGCTCCACCGGGCAGGAACCCTACACCATGGCCATGATGGTGTGCGATGCCCTGGCCTACTACTACCTGCGGAACCCGCTCCCCTTCGAGATGCCCTCCCCCAAGCCGCTGATCCCGCCACCCTGGCGGGTGGAGATCCTGGCCAGCGACATCAACTACTCGGTCCTGCGCGCCGGCCAGGAAGCCGTCTATAGCGAGAACCAGATGGAGCCGGTGGACTACACCTACCGCCTGCGCTACTTCGACAAGGTGGGCGACCGCTACGCCATCAAGAAGACGGTCAAGGAGCTGGTCCACTTCGACTTCCACAACCTGAAGACGGAGTTCCTGCCGCAGCGCAACGACGTCATCTTCTGCCGCAACGTGATGATCTACTTCGACGAGGCCGAGCAGAAACGCCTGGTGGAGAAGTTCTACCGCTGTCTCAACCCCGAGGGCTATCTCTTCGTGGGACACGCGGAGAGCCTCTTCGGATTGACCGACAAGTTCAAGATGCTGCACAAGGACAACGGCACCGCCTACCAGCGCATCGAGGTCACGCCGTGAGTTTCTTTTCGGAAGAACACGGAGCCGAACTGAAGGAGCTCTTCTTCGAGAGCGCGCAGGAGCTGCTGCAGGCGCTCAACGAGGAAGGTCTGATGCTGGAGAAGCGCCCCGGGGACACGGAGATCGTGCGCAGCGTGCGCCGCACCGTGCACACGCTGAAAGGCGACTCCGCTGCCTGCGGCTTCCGCGAGCTCAGCGAACTGGCCCACCAGCTCGAGGACGTGCTCACCCCGGAGCTGGCCGGGGATAAGAGTTCGCTGGGCGAGGTGGTGCTGGCCGCCGCCGATACCTTCCAGGCCATGCTGGCGGCCTATCGCGGCAATCTGCAGCCGCCCTCGGGGGCGGAGCTGCGCTCCCACATCGAGAAGCTCATGCATCCCGCCGAAGCCAAGCCGGCGGTGCTGGCGCCCAAGTTCGCCTGGAGCGAGTACGAGCAGATGATGATCGCGGACGCGGCCAGCCGCGGCCTCACCGTCTACAACATCGGCATGCGCATCGACCCCAACTGCGGCCTCCAGGCCGCCGCCGTCCAACTCGTGCGCAACGTGCTGCGGCAGGCGGGGACGCTGCTAGCCATGCGCCCGGAGGGCGAAGCCAGCGTGGCCGTGGAGATCGTCGAAGCCGCCGTCTCCAGCTCGCAGAGCGAAGAGTGGATGGCGAGCAAGTGCAAGATCCCGGCGGTGGTCGCCGAGGTCCTGGTGCAGCGCTGCCGCACCGAGCCGATCACCCGGCCCGAACACGACCTGCTGGGGATCACGCCGGAGCCGCCGATGATCACCGTGGCCAGCGCGGCGGCGGCTCCGACTGAGACTCTTGCCGGGCCGGCGGCCGGCGAAGCCGCTGCCCCTGCCGCCGAGACCGCCGGCGCCGAAGCCGGCCCCGCTCCCGCCGCCTTCACCACCACTCCCGAAACCACCCTGCGGGTGGACGCGGAGCGCATCGACGCGGTGCTGAACCTGGTGGGCGAGCTGATCATCGGCAAGTCCATGCTCCACCAGACGGTGGGCGAATTCGACAAGCGCTTCCCCAAGGACGCCCTGCGCGGCAAGTTCGCCGACGCCATGGCCTTCCAGGCGCGCGTGCTGCAGGACCTGCAGAAGTCGGTGATGAAGATCCGCATGGTGCCGGTGGAGCAGTTGTTCCGGCGTCTGCCGCGCGTCATCCGCGACCTGGCCAAGGAAGAGGGTAAGGAAGTGGCGCTGCAGGTGAGCGGGCAGGACACCGACCTGGACAAGAGCATCGTCGACATGCTGGCCGAACCCATGACTCACCTGGTGCGCAACGCCGTCGGCCACGGCCTGGAGACGCCGGCGGAGCGGACGGCGGCGGGCAAGCCCGCCGCGGGCACGGTGCGCCTCAACGCCTATCACCAGGGCAACCAGGTGGTCATCGAGGTCTCCGACGACGGCCGCGGCATCGACCGGCGCAAGGTGGTGGCCCAGGCCGTCGAGCACGGCATCCTGAAGGCGGAGGACGCCGCGCGCCTGACCGAGGCCGAGGCCCTCGACCTCATCTTCCATCCCGGGCTGAGCACTGCCAGCGAAGTCACACAGATCTCCGGCCGCGGCGTGGGCATGGACGTGGTCCGGAGCGTGCTCGAGCGGCTCAAGGGCACGGTGCAGATCGAGACCAAGCCCGGCCAGGGCACCACCTTCCTGCTGAAGGTGCCGCTCACCCTGGCCATCATCAAGGCGCTGCTGTTCCGGGCGGCGGACCGGCTGTATGCCGTGCCCCTGGCCTCGGTTTTGGAGATCGCGCGCGCCGCCGACGGCGAGTTCCACAAGGTGGACAACCACGAAGTCTGGCAACTGCGCGACCAGATTCTGACCCTGGTGCGCCTGGGCCGCCTGGCCGGGCGGGGCAAGGCCGCACGCAGTAAGAAGCTCTTCGTCGTGGTCATCGCCATGGGCGACCGCAGGTTCGGCCTGGTCGTGGACCAACTGGTGGGAGAAGAGGAGTTGGTCATCAAGGCCCTGGACGACAATCTGGTGGCCACCGACCTGGTCAGCGGCGCCTCCATCCTGGGGGACGGCGCGGTGGTGCTGATCCTGAACATTCCGGCGGTCATCGCCCGCCTGGGCAAGTCGGCGGGCGCCGCCCGTCCAGGAGCCCGGCCATGAGCGCTCCCGTGCGCGTCCTGGTGGTCGACGACTCCGCGCTCATGCGCAAGCTCATCCCCCAGATCCTGGAGCGCGACGGCTCCATCCAGGTGGTGGGAACGGCCATGGATGGCTCCTTCGGGCTGAAGAAGATCGAGGAACTGAAGCCGCAGGTGGTCACGCTCGACCTGGAGATGCCGCGCATGGACGGCATGGAGACCCTGAAGGAGATCATGCGGCGATACCGGCTGCCGGTGATCGTGGTCAGCGCGCACAGCACCCAGGGCGCCTCCACCACCTTCAAGGCGCTGGGGTTGGGGGCCTTCGACTTCGTGGCCAAGCCGGTGGACGCGGCTTCCGCCCATATGGACCAGATCGCCGCCGAGCTGATCGCCAAGATCAAGGTGGCGGCGCAGACCGACATGCCGCGGGTGCACAGCCAGCTCTCCTCGCCGGCCAAGCGGGTGCAGAAGCCGGCGGCCAAGCCGCGGGTGGCGGCCAGCCGGGTGGTGGCCATCGGGATCTCCACCGGCGGGCCCAACGCCCTGCAGTACGTGCTCTCACAGCTTCCCGGCGACTTTCCGGGCGCCCTGCTGGTGGTACAGCACATGCCCGAGGGCTTCACCGAGCTGTTCGCGCGCCGCCTGGACGAGTGCTGCGCCATCGACGTGAAGGAAGCCCAGAGCGGCGACCTGCTGCTGGCGGGGCGGGCGCTGATCGCCCCGGGCAACCGCCACATGAAGGTACGGCGCATGCCCCTGGGCGACATCGTGGTGCTTTCCGACGATCCCCGGGTGAACGGGCACCGGCCGTCGGTGGATGTGCTCTTCCATTCGGTGGCCCAGGAGTTCGGGCGCGACGCCCTGGCCGTGCTCATGACCGGCATGGGCGAGGACGGGGCCGAAGGCATGAAAGAGATCAAGGCGGCGGGCGGGCTGACCATCGCGCAGAGCGAGGAGTCCTGCGTGGTCTTCGGCATGCCCAAGGCGGCCATCGAGCGCGGCCACGCCACCCGCGTGGTGCCGCTCGACGCCATGGCGCATACCCTGCAGGCGCAGTGCGTGCCCGATCGCCGCTCGGTGACCAGTACGACCCGCTAGCGCGGCAACGGGATTTTTTGGGAACAGCAGTAAGGAGAATGGTTATGGAGCAATTCGCGGCTCTGCTTCGCAGCAAGGACCGGCAACCCGTCCGCTACCTGGTGGTCGACGACTCCGTCTTCGCGCGCAAGAACCTGACCAAGATGATCGAGCTGTTCGGAGGGCAGGTGGCGGGGGAGGCGGGCGACGGCCTCACCGCCATCACCGAGTACGACCGCACCCAGCCCGACATCGTGCTCATGGACATCACCATGCCGCAGATGGAAGGCATCGAGGCGGCCGAGCGCATCGTGCGCCAGCACCCCGAGGCGCGCATCGTGATGGTCTCCTCGGTGGGCTACCAGGAGAACATCGTGGCCGCCCTGCAGAAGGGCGCGCGGCACTTCGTGCAGAAGCCGGTGAAGCCCGAGGTGCTCTACGAGGTGGTCAAGTACGTGCTGGGCGAAGACGCGGTCACGCCCGCCGCTCCCGCCGTGGCCGGAGGCTCGCAATGAGAATGGAGTTGATCCAGCCCTTCATCAACGCCGCCGACGCGGTGCTGGCCGAGACCCTGCGCTGCCAGACCAAGATCGGCGACGTCAGCATGGACGAGGAGGTCTATCGCCGCAAGGGCACCGCCGCCATCGTCGTCATCCACGGCGACATCGAGGGGCGCGTCATCTTCGACCTGGCCCCCGCCACCGCCATGAAGGTAGCCGGCGCCCTGGCCGGCGGCGAGATCGAGGAGTCCGACGCGGTGGTGAAGGAGACCATCTGCGAGCTGGCCAACCTGGTCATCGGCAATGCCGTCACCACCCTCAACGACCAGGGCTTCCGCTTCAAGATCACTCCCCCCGAGATCCATGCCGAGGAGACCGGCATGAAGAGCACGGAGGACACCGAGGCCCTGGTGATGTGCTTCGACACCCCCAGCGGCAGCGTCTTCATGAACATCGCCATGCGCTACAACCGGCGCCGCCGCAGCGAGCGCCAGGCGGTGGTGGTCGAATAGCCCTTTCCTGCGGGAACAAGAACGGGGCGGGCTCCAGGGCCCGCCCCTTCGTCTTTCCGCCTGCTGCGACTCAGTGCGTGGTCACGACCAGGATGGGGTTGGACCGGGCCGGCAGGAAGGTGTTCACCACCGTGTCGGTGGTGGTGGTGATGTCGGTGATGCTGCCGATAATGGCGCTGCCGGCGTTGACGGTATCGCGGTTGGCCACGACCACGCGCGCGCTGTCGGCCGAGGAGTCGATGGAGAGCGGCGTCGTGCCCACCGGGATGGTCTTGACCACGGTCAGGCTGCCGGCGTTGATCACCGAGACCGTGCCGCTGCCGGAGTTGGCGACATAAGCGCGCGAGCCGTCGGCCAGCGCGGCCACCGAGGTGGGCGCGCTGCCCACCGTCACCGTGACCGGGGCAGGAAAGGGCACCGTTCCGCTGGCATCGATCACGCTCACCGTGTTGCCGCCGGAGTTGGTCACGTACAGGTGCTTGCGGTTGGCATCGTACTTGGCGAAGTTCGGCGACGGACCCACAGGGATGGTCTGCACCACCGTGTCGGTGGCGGTGTCGATCACGGAGACCGAGTTGCCCCCCTGATTGACCACGAACACCAGCTTGCTGTCCGTACTGGCGGCCGCAAAGACCGGGTTGGCGCCCACCGCGATCGAGACCGGGGCGACGGTGAAGTCCCCGGGGACCAGGTCCGCCACGCTGCCTCCCGACAGCACGGCGTACAGGTGGGTCTGGTCCGGGGTCTCGGCCAGCGCCACCGGGGTGCCTCCTACGCTAGCCTCCGAGCTCAGCACCCCCGCCGAGGTGACGGCGCCCACTTTGCCCGTGCCGGCTTCGGCCACGTACACCA encodes:
- a CDS encoding chemotaxis protein CheA codes for the protein MSFFSEEHGAELKELFFESAQELLQALNEEGLMLEKRPGDTEIVRSVRRTVHTLKGDSAACGFRELSELAHQLEDVLTPELAGDKSSLGEVVLAAADTFQAMLAAYRGNLQPPSGAELRSHIEKLMHPAEAKPAVLAPKFAWSEYEQMMIADAASRGLTVYNIGMRIDPNCGLQAAAVQLVRNVLRQAGTLLAMRPEGEASVAVEIVEAAVSSSQSEEWMASKCKIPAVVAEVLVQRCRTEPITRPEHDLLGITPEPPMITVASAAAAPTETLAGPAAGEAAAPAAETAGAEAGPAPAAFTTTPETTLRVDAERIDAVLNLVGELIIGKSMLHQTVGEFDKRFPKDALRGKFADAMAFQARVLQDLQKSVMKIRMVPVEQLFRRLPRVIRDLAKEEGKEVALQVSGQDTDLDKSIVDMLAEPMTHLVRNAVGHGLETPAERTAAGKPAAGTVRLNAYHQGNQVVIEVSDDGRGIDRRKVVAQAVEHGILKAEDAARLTEAEALDLIFHPGLSTASEVTQISGRGVGMDVVRSVLERLKGTVQIETKPGQGTTFLLKVPLTLAIIKALLFRAADRLYAVPLASVLEIARAADGEFHKVDNHEVWQLRDQILTLVRLGRLAGRGKAARSKKLFVVVIAMGDRRFGLVVDQLVGEEELVIKALDDNLVATDLVSGASILGDGAVVLILNIPAVIARLGKSAGAARPGARP
- a CDS encoding chemotaxis protein CheW, whose product is MAKDLHIVGFRIGRETFGVPIALVHEIVRVPEITAVPDAPEYIEGVINLRGKIISIVDLRKRFGEREITSHKKNRILVVEVEGKMVGLVVDAASEVLKIPPSDIDAPPNVFEEGELNYVTGVGKLGGRLVILIDLSKILQRGELKRLADFADTQVSGETDAAATA
- a CDS encoding CheR family methyltransferase; amino-acid sequence: MRRTPRPRPRTARKSLDDFKEWARPARQEAKKNPIMVTPSSVQVQLTEAELKLLQTLVYQECGMYFDERRVHFLQDRLQRRLKATRLDTFYNYYRLLTSREGKAELAALLENLTVNETSFFRNKPQLELFQKTTLEEMLHRKQERRDWSLRLWSAGCSTGQEPYTMAMMVCDALAYYYLRNPLPFEMPSPKPLIPPPWRVEILASDINYSVLRAGQEAVYSENQMEPVDYTYRLRYFDKVGDRYAIKKTVKELVHFDFHNLKTEFLPQRNDVIFCRNVMIYFDEAEQKRLVEKFYRCLNPEGYLFVGHAESLFGLTDKFKMLHKDNGTAYQRIEVTP
- a CDS encoding chemotaxis protein CheX, which translates into the protein MRMELIQPFINAADAVLAETLRCQTKIGDVSMDEEVYRRKGTAAIVVIHGDIEGRVIFDLAPATAMKVAGALAGGEIEESDAVVKETICELANLVIGNAVTTLNDQGFRFKITPPEIHAEETGMKSTEDTEALVMCFDTPSGSVFMNIAMRYNRRRRSERQAVVVE
- a CDS encoding chemotaxis response regulator protein-glutamate methylesterase — encoded protein: MSAPVRVLVVDDSALMRKLIPQILERDGSIQVVGTAMDGSFGLKKIEELKPQVVTLDLEMPRMDGMETLKEIMRRYRLPVIVVSAHSTQGASTTFKALGLGAFDFVAKPVDAASAHMDQIAAELIAKIKVAAQTDMPRVHSQLSSPAKRVQKPAAKPRVAASRVVAIGISTGGPNALQYVLSQLPGDFPGALLVVQHMPEGFTELFARRLDECCAIDVKEAQSGDLLLAGRALIAPGNRHMKVRRMPLGDIVVLSDDPRVNGHRPSVDVLFHSVAQEFGRDALAVLMTGMGEDGAEGMKEIKAAGGLTIAQSEESCVVFGMPKAAIERGHATRVVPLDAMAHTLQAQCVPDRRSVTSTTR
- a CDS encoding response regulator, which codes for MEQFAALLRSKDRQPVRYLVVDDSVFARKNLTKMIELFGGQVAGEAGDGLTAITEYDRTQPDIVLMDITMPQMEGIEAAERIVRQHPEARIVMVSSVGYQENIVAALQKGARHFVQKPVKPEVLYEVVKYVLGEDAVTPAAPAVAGGSQ
- a CDS encoding YncE family protein: MNLVRKPGLAVISFIVLMCMGCDQIYRPVANPILSPPGDPGATRGALVVENNGGGVGATDLINTGGDTLVGVMITGANAVHAAILTSNSLSAVANQGEDSVLIYTTFLPSNPGVFVSLPAGSQPVYLATTQNTVVYVAEAGTGKVGAVTSAGVLSSEASVGGTPVALAETPDQTHLYAVLSGGSVADLVPGDFTVAPVSIAVGANPVFAAASTDSKLVFVVNQGGNSVSVIDTATDTVVQTIPVGPSPNFAKYDANRKHLYVTNSGGNTVSVIDASGTVPFPAPVTVTVGSAPTSVAALADGSRAYVANSGSGTVSVINAGSLTVVKTIPVGTTPLSIDSSADSARVVVANRDTVNAGSAIIGSITDITTTTDTVVNTFLPARSNPILVVTTH